GTTTTGCTAGGGCCTACCCTTGGGCTACGAATAATCAGATGGAGCTCTTAGCTCTCCAAGAAGGTCTCCGGCTGGTGGAAGAAAACAACTTCACTCCTATTGAAATTTGTGTTGACTCGACTGAGATTATTTTATTGCTTGCTAACAGAAACTTACTTTATCATTCAATCATTGATGACTGCAGATCAAAACTAAGAAGGCTAGGAATACCCAAAGTGGTACATTGCTATAGGGAACAAAATGGAGTCGCAGATGCATTGGCAAAGCTACGCTCTCAGCAGGAAACACAACTaacaagtcacctttttgaagtTCCGCCTATGCACAGAAACCTCTTTGGGCAGACATGGCAGTAACTTTTTTTGCTAGATGTGTTAATGATTATAATTTAAGCCCAAACACTGGGCCTGGTTATGTTTTTGTAATTCCTAACTAACTATTCCTGGATCCACTCCAATGTTTTTAGTTTAAGTCCTTCTTcttgacaaaaaaaaaaggatgttTCAAGTTAAGTGACATATTATAAGGATTAATTTAAAGTTTGAGTgaaataataaggatgattttgGTCAAAAACTCAATCTTTTTGTTAGTAGGAAAAAATGTCATTTAAATTTAAGTTCTCCCTCTTCAATTTAATCTTATACTTCAGCCAAAGTTGGAACAATCATAACATTACTCAGCCACGTGGTTTGAAATCTGATTTTGTGATTGGTGAAATCTAATGACATTCCGCAGTTTAATAAAATGTAAGCATCTATTGTGGTTTAAATCAGTGTAatgaattttcttatttaatgACATAATGTTATTGTATTTTCTCCTAAGATTTCCAACTGAAATTGTATTAAGTGACGCATAAAGTTGTTTAAAAGTAACTTAAAATGTGCTTAATTTGATGTCTTAATTGGCAGATCATCGACAAGTTGTTGCACTATAGAGGTAAGTAATTCTGGCTGTTACACGGGTAACTCGTGTTCTCCCGTTCAATATTtactatatatacaaaaaatattactaatttaaatcatgcataaataaTAGTATAGTTTTTTGCGAGGGGTTCAAATGAAACCCAAGCTGGCTCGGCATCTAGGATTTGgagtctccaactaactcaatCAATTAGTCTATTTGACACTCGGAGACTCCAAATCCTGAATCCGGCTCTGTTCATCACCAACGAcgacattcctttttttttttttttttaaaacccttTTGTTTCATCCAAACCGTTGCATTTAACATCCCTTTCAGTTATGTATCATTTTATAAAACCGACCAAACTTTTATCAATTTAGTTTTGGAAGTTTTCATTAACAACATTATAATCACTGGGACCAGTAAAACATAAGCATAAACTCAGATGGTGCATATAAAGTTTATTTTCAtgctaaacataatttttttttttttaaaaaaagtagctCGGTGCACTAAGCTCCCACTGTGCGTAGGGTCCGGGGAAGGGGCCGACTACAAGGGCATATTGTACGCAACCTCACGTTACATTTCTGCAATTGCAAGTGATTGTTTCCAAAGCTTGAACCCGTGACTTCCTTTTCACATGACAACAACTCATGGTAAACATAATAATCAATTAAATTAGCTTAGGCACCACAATAGGTCTTCAGAGCAGATGCACATCTTTGGCCTTCTTCAGTGTAGTAGAAAGCAAGGAATTCAACGTGATCAAAAGGCTTAAATAGTAAAGGATGTTCATCATCTACCAATTCTTCTGGTGCCTTTATTGTGTATCCAGCTTTAGGTATTGAAAACAAACCAACTGAGTACCTTGCTTCATTTCCTTTCATCATCACTCTATGATATGGCGAATGCAATCGACCATTTACCCATGCCTATGTACAAAAACATTCTCACTTCATATCCAAGCCACACATAAACATTCATACTTCATATCCTAGTCCTAGCCCtaacaatataaagaatttttACCTATCAAGTCACCTAAAGGAAAGCTATACgtaatcattcataatttttttttttctaaaaagtttaCCTAGTAACCTTTAAAATAAGATCGGTTACCAAGTCACAACTCGTTAAAATAAGTTGATGTATGTAAAAAGAGAATTACAGTCGGTGGCACAAGTGACATCAGTTGAACACTTTTTGAGGGAAAAttttttcatgtatattgtgGATAAATAGATACATACTCCATCTGTTTTATTTATGTAGCGTACTTCTATTTTAAGTATGAGCTGAAAAGAATGTCCACATTTCTTTAAACTTCTCATTTTACCTTTAATAAGTaaaaataacataacataaaatacaCAAATGTCTATCACTTTTTTTAGACGAagtcaaaaaaattatctttttctcaaagttcttACCGGATTAAACACTACTAAATGAATTGAAACGAGGGATAATTAAATCTTAATACCCTTAAAGAAACATAgctaaaaagaaaaagttaatgTTGGAAGAGGTAGCTTACATATAGAGAGTCTCCAATCATGACAATGAAAGTGTTTGGTGTAGGTTCAACATTGATCCACTGTCCATCTCTGGTCAAAACTTCAAGACCAGTTACCTGATTTTGGTACAGTATAGTAACAGTGTTTATGTCAGTGTGAGTTTTTAGTCCTATTTTAATCTCACTGGTTTGAGGTCCTTTATACTTCATGACTCGAAGAAGGTAGTTGGTCGAATTCATATGCTCATCCATGTACTTTTCGATGCCTAAGCTCTCCAGAATCATCTTCCTTATTGTCTGGTCTAACTCTGATAGTTGCTCTGAGTATGACTGAATAGTTTTGCTGCCAACACACATAAAAAATTTACAACACTAAGGGTTCTGATGATCATAGAGGTGGATCCAAATTTATgagtttaaaatttaataaaatatttagtgatttttcatgtttatgtCTCTTTTCTGTGTCATAAGTAGATCTGCTGCAGTTTTGTAGGATGTATAGTCGTGTATCCCTCCTTTTCAAGGGAGAAAAATTACACTGTATATTatagattttgaattttctctGGCGAAACCCAGCTTCCGCCATTGTGGGGCTCCACTATTAACCATAGTCTTTGTTTCGAGTCCTGAAAATGGAGAGTCACTAGCTATTTATCCCATAATAGGCCATCTAACGTCAATCTTGATTAGTCGGGCcagttaattttaaatatattaagtgAATTAATACCAAACATAATGAAGGAGAAGAATATATGTTTTACCAGAAAGAAGGATTTCCTTGGGGCCATATAATCTGAGTGAATTTTTCAACATCATCAATGCCCATGCTTTCATAGAGTGGAGCTGCAGGATACTGTCCAACATAGCCATGAAATGGTTTCTTCGAAATGTTTCTAAGTTTGGTTTGTAAAGGGAGATCAAACAGCTCTTGTAAGGATTCAAAAATGGAATTTCGAAGATGTatagaaattttatcaaaagatGCTTCAAAACAGCCAAATTCTACAAGTGCTTTGTGAACTTGACCTTTCACTTGGTTCCATACAAGTGTTCCTGGCTTTAGGTCTTCATGAGAAAAGTCTATATTTGGAAGCTTCATATTTTCAGAACccatttttgatttaattttctaCTCTCTAATTAAGTGTCTTTGTTTATTGTGTATAATTGCATGCAGCTGAACCCATTTTATAGGCTCTTTAAAATATATTACGTTAAATAATCTGGACTATATATATGTACTGACGTTAATGGACCTTGTTGCAATTTGTCTTTGAAGTTTCAACTAGTTTTCTTTCCGGCAAAAACAATATATATCACCCGCAAGGTAGTGTAGCAATTTGCCTACAGCATCTGACGTTTAAATATATATCACCacaagttgaaattaaagtattgtcaaagaaagaaaaacgtcatttcttttttaaatggattaaaaaaaaatatgttatttttttaaaacggaAGGAGTACTTACTATTTAGTAATTAGtataaatatatgttggggtaactttttacctttttattcttCGTTGTTTATTTAATTCAACTTGAAAGTATCAACAAATGGACctcataaaaaaatacaaaataatggaCCTCATCAAATCATATGTAATTGCATAGAGTATAGTCGCTTAACTTTTGGTTTTTCTGTGTGACTTTAAAATTTCTCCTTTAAGATAAGAGAATGTGGTTGTATATCTtgttatttttgggtataaaattTGTATTAACAACAAGAACTTTAAACACAAATTTAAAGAACTTATGAATTATCAAAATGAAGTTCGaattattttctagaaaatagaaaaaccattattaagaaagagatgaagaaataAAATGTCTTCTCAAGATAAAATGATTCATTTTAGTAAATAGTGATCCTCAAATTTGTTGAACCACAATGACAATGTGAAACTTGTCTTTTTCTTACCTCATTATCCTCATTAAGGCGTGCTTTTATATTTAAGCATAAAGAAGTTTCTTTCTCCCATCAATGTGGGAAAACACTTATttctttaaagtaaaaaaaactaaattcacttttcctctattttatatttacattttaTCACTTAAAACTCAACATATTTCGATTTCAACTAATAATAGTGGCacaaaaatattctatttatgttactaaaaaacaaaaaaagaagaccgaaaaataattattgaaattctCTTGAGTCGGAATTATCGTATTTACAAAGTCGGGACTTGGGTTCTCCCACCTTTTTGATGCCTATTTGATTACAGTCTTAGAATTGGAGATGAGAGTTGTCTACCATCTGAGCAACTTCTCTTGTTCATCGtgattcaaaaattgatttccgtccattttgtttctttgtttgttgttttatatGTATTAAGAATAATATCATGAATTGGACATGATGGAAATGATTAACTGTCTTAGTTATGAATCTTATGAATAATTGCTCATGTTACGTGTAACTTGTAAGTTGTGTTATCTGtaatatcaaatattttattagtactatatataagagaattTCAAATTTCGATAGttttcattaaggatattttaggtattttacttttttagttAAGTGGATTAAATTATTATACATAGCAATTAATGGCGTGTCTGtctgttaaatatttttatttttgtcgttactattttttttagaatCATTCCTACTTGTGTGCTTGTAATTGATCTTTTCTTGCTACCTAATAGATGACATTTTAACTAAAACTCTATTTTAAATTAACAATCactttagttaaaaaaaaaatatattttcaaaataactttaaaacaaaattaaagtttacaataattttcaactaaaacttTTATAGTTCTTTTAATATTGTTCAattcttaaaatcatgtaataaaTAGGataacttaataaaataataagtaacacattatacttattatttttgttagtggacatgaaaaaaaatacatcaaTAGTTAAAAGaggataaataaaatattcttttatgGTGAGTGTTGTAAAAGACAAACACGACAAGTAAATCGatcaaatgaaataatttattaatttaatttaattattagttAATATCCTTATAGACCATCATTAAGTTAATTTGTGTAAAGGCTCTAAATTAAGGTCGTAACTATTCTTATATATACTTGAAGttgaagtcattgaaatatttgttgtataagataaaaaaaaaaaatttgaattttgcaAAAAGTCTTGCTACATGAAATGAAATTATGAATGAaactaaaactcaataaatattaaaataaatttatttctatcTATAATTAGGAAATTACATAtccataaattcataaaaatatcaatttattatatttatgatcttcatagaattgtaattattaaggtattttaaatcatgttactttataaaatattgaattacttgTGGCCTTTTGATATATTCCAATTCTTCTGTAATACTTCCTTCCgcacaaatcaaaattttatttaaaaatattcaattagtGATTAAAAACTTTAGTAATTATAATCTAAAGAAACATGTTTAACATGTTCGCCATTAGATTATGTTAattataaagttaaaaaaaaaatatgatatgaatcttATGAATTATTGTTCATGTTAAGTGTAAGTTGTGTTATCCATAATATCAAATACTTACATATATAAGGGAGAATCAtaatttggtagtcctcacaaggacTTTTTAAAcatttcactttattttgtaaAGTAAAGTTGCTATACATGTCAAATTTGTAGTGTATTGATGGTTTCATTttcttgtatattttatttttgtcctctCCTTTTTTGTTAAGACCATCTTGGTCTTTTGTAATTGgtttctttttgttatttattggATTGCCTTTTAATTAtaacttcttttatttattaaaaacaatTACTTTAACTTGAAGAAAATTATGCTAGAATAACTTTTAATACGAAATTAAAGTTTGCAATAATTTTTTACTACACCGTTGAAATcttttaaaaaagtgatttaatttttttaaaaaaatataagtactaaatagggcaacttaataaataatatcttatatttattatttttcttagtggacatttaaaaaaagtaaattaataattaaaatgagACTAAAAGCTTATTCTTTAAAGGGcgtgtaagaaaataaatatgacaagtaaatgaGTAATGTATTACTGTAATTCAATTACTATTTAATGTCGTTATTCATCATTATCAAGTTAATTTGTGTTAAGTCTCTAAAttaatattctaattattttaatataaatttgaaGTCATAGAAATATTTGTTGTATTAAATAATTCtataagaagtaaaaaaaaattcatcaaaataaatttattttatctatactaacaaattcataaaagtactgtattttttatttattatttttgtcgaatcagaattatttatataattatcttcaaaaattatttatcttcaagaattatttatatatctaattctctgacaatatatttatttctcaaaaataatattctaagattaattataagataaaaatatgatataaattaatgttttatttttctattagctCTGACCTGGTTggaactagtatatatatatatataaaccaatATATGTAGAATTAGTTGTACTATGTGTATATGcctatgtacatacatatatttagatatgcatatgtacatacatacatacatattaaggctctaaattaatattctaattattttaatataaaattaaagtcgtagaaatatttgttgtattaaataaatctataagaagaaatttttttttttcatcaaaataaatttattttatctatactaacaaattcataaaagtaccgtatatttttattatttttatcgaatcataattatttatatatttatcttaaaaaattatttatcttcaagaattatttatatatctaattctctgacaatatatttatttctcaaaaatattattctaatttaaattatccaattatatgattatgaacttaaataattatgaATACTTATAAAAAAGGCATGtttaatatttcattaaataagattaatcataagataaaaaatatgatataaattattattttatttttctattctgaATTTGGGTCTGGGCTTAGCACGAGCCTGGTTGAAACTAGTAAATTTATAAGGGAGAATATCAAAATTTGGTAGTCCTCAAAATGACTtatggtagttttaattttttttaaaatcctttAAACTCGAGACATgtattggtaaattatttttctcctctagAATTATGACATATAGTTgataagattataataatttaattttttcttaaatcctctaaaattgtgacatgtgaTTGATAAATTACTTTTTTCCTCTAAACttgtgacatgtagttgatacAATTTCTTTCTCCCTCCAAAATTGTgacatgattaaaaaaaaaaattctccactaaaattgtgacatattgttgatgaaaattactttttttcacACATTTCATTTCATATCACTTGGGCATTTGCGGTTGATATATGataaattattctatttattgagtttgtctctttgtgttttttttattatttaactaATCGATAATTCTCTCAGAAGATCTCATTatacacatatttttattttatgtatttttaagaatttatcttatttattagtACTATTTTTTTATACACTTTACTTTATATTCTTTTTATATACTATTAACACCTACTCTTTAACGAGTTTAGCAAAAAATGtattaatgaaatatttaaaaagataagATCTTTTACATAATAatcggtttttaaaaaaaaacatattatgaTTGTGGATAACTTTCTTCCTTTGCATGTCTTTTcataactcttcttcttcttctttcttactatttttataaaatatgataGTGCTCACATTGACattatgataattttatttttcttaaaatacattaaaattaaGATATATGGATGGTCTAAAATTTTGACATATAGAACCTGCTCGTTCTTTTGATAGCGGAAGAGTAAGATGATCCGCGGTTGGAATCGTTGGCCGATGGGGGAGATAATAATGCTTAGGAAAATATTGTGTTTTCTACATCTCCAATGTCTCTAATtagacaccatttttttttagattgaaaTTATTAGGgctaacttttttcttttttttttttttttgttgggttaaaaacaagaaaaatattactATATGTAAGTTAGACATTAGTACATAGGGTAGAGAAACTCCTGGGGAAGTCCTAACAGTAGTAGAGCTTAAACTAGAAGAGGTTACAGTAGTAGTAATATGCCTAGCATTAGAGAACACTAGTTCTAACAGAAGTTGACACGGACTGTTTGCCTATACAGAGGAGGTTATTATACATCAACCAAGAGAGTAGAATTCCGCTAATATTCTTTTGAATCTGTTCAACTAATTCCACCGGTAGAGATTTGAAAATGTGGTGGTTAGCTGATGACTGAAGTTGCTGCGACCCTTTTCTTGACAAAAAAGTCAGCTACTATATTTGCTTCCCGAAAATTATGTTGCACCACTGGACTCCCTACGCTCTTCAACATTAACCTACATTTATGAAGGATATCATTATATGGAGGTAATAGATGATGAATAAGCTGTATAACTTCCACTGAATCAATTTCTACAATAAGTGAAGCAACAACTAATTCCAAACCATTGAGCATCGCCTCCAATTTCACCAAAGTGTGGCAATGACTACTGCTCTTTCTGTAGAAACCAATTACCCAGGCACCCGAGAAATCTCGGATAACCCCACCAAAACCACAACGATTGGTATTCACAGTGAAACACCCATCAATATGAGATTAAAAACACCAGTTGTTGGAAGGAACCACCGGATATAACCTGTGTAGTTGCTATGGAAAAAGGTAGCAGTAATGTATGTATTCATCAGTTTTTGTTCGAACAGTAGCAACAATgggaaattctttttttttttttttttaaaaactattattaTTTCGATTTATCTAGATGTGCCATAGAGCAATAGGGAGAAGAGTTTACCAATCGATGGAACTATCAAGAAAGGGAGGAGAAAGAAATTTAAGAGCATTGAGCCAATGAATGGTGGGCGTATCCAAACTAGAAAGATTTAGACCCATATCCAACTAGAATTTTTAAGCAACGAAGCATCTAGTAAAAATGTGGGCTGCTCTTTCTGACTGTGAACAACAAACTGGACAGCTAGGGTTCGGAGAAAGTCCTATATAGTATAAGTATGATGTAGTAGGCAGTCTACCATGAGAGCAAAGCCAAAGAAAATGTTTGATCTTTCCTAACGTGTTGAGTTTCCAGATCCAACCAAAATCATAAGAGTGAGTTGAGAGACTAGAAAGAGCAATGTAGACAGACTTTGTAGAGAAAAGACCATTCTTATTGTAAGCCCAAAAAGGTTGGTCCAACAAACCCATAGACAAATTAAGCCTAATATGATTAGCTTTAATCATAAGATTTGTAGGCATCTCGAAGGATAGTTTCATCCAGTCCCAAGTACTACCAGTCCAAAGATCACTGAGACATAAATTTTCTTCACTGGAATTAAGAGGACCATAAAGAATTTGACGTATAAAAGGAAAGGTAGGAATCTAACGATGATTCCAAACATTAATTGATCGGCCCGAGGCAGGATCCCAAGCAGTTGCTTGGGTGCAAATAGAACCGCTGAAGAGAATATTATTTCAGCTAAAGGAAGTAGAGGGGCGGGTAAGATGATGGTTATATTTTAGGAGGAGAGCTTTTGCCCAAAGGGCTGTAGAGTTTGTAAACATTCTCCAAGATAAGCCTGAAATAAGAGCCTGTTTTTTAAGCTCGGCTTTGTGAAGACCCAGCCCCCCTTTATCTTTAGGAGAGGTGATTTTATCCCAATTTATGTAATGAAGCTTGCGTTTTTTACTGGTAGACCTCCAAAGAAAATTACGTTGGATCTTATCAATAGTATGACAAATCTTCTTAGGGAGTTTCTGATATTGCATTATATAAGCAGGAATTACATCTAAGGTGGACTTGATGAGAACAAGCCTTCCTGCTTgggataaataattgaatttccAGGAATCAAGTTTTTCCCACATATTATCAATAATGAATTATTCTCAGGCTTATGATTACGAGTAGGAAAACCTAAGTATTTACCAAAATTTGTGAACAGGGAGATATCAAACAGACCCTTGATGAGGCACTTTGCATTATTAGAGCAACAGGGGAAAAAATAACCTTAGACTTTGCCGCATTTATTTTTTAGCCAGATAAGGTACTGAGGCAATACATACAATTATGGATGGTAAGAATTGATTTGGTGGTAGCCTTGGAGGAGAGAGTAAGATCTTCGACAAAGAAGAGATGAGATATAGGAGGACCATTTGACTAACTGTAATTGGATCCCAACAGAGATTATCCACTTGGTGAGTAATATAGTTGGATAACATATCCATACATAAAATGAATATGGGATCACCCTGATGCACACCCCGAGAGGGAGAGAAGTAGTTTGTAGGGGATCCATTAACGAGGATAGCCATATTACTACTGGATATGCAATGCATAATGAGGGAGGTAATTTTTGGAgggaatttaaaatataaaagagtaTGATAGAAAAAAGACCACTTGAGCCGATCAAAAACTTTTTCCATATCAAGCTTAAGAATGAAGCTTCCAACTTTGTTCCGAGATTTATTGATAGAATTTATAAGTTCCTGCACGAGAATAGCATTATCACATGCTCTGCGACCTTTAAGGAAACTAGATTGGTACGAGCTAATAAGCTTAGTTAAGAAAGGCTTGAGGCGATTTACAATAGTTTTGGTAATTATTTTATAAGCAGTAATGCAAAGACATATGGACTGAAAATTCTTTAATTGGTTTGCATTAAGGAAAATAGAAATGAGACAAAGGTAGGTATCATTCAAAGACAGAGGGAGGGTTTGGCTTCGGAAGATCCCGGGGCACATGTCTTTGACAGACTTTCCTACAGTATTCCATTGAGACTGGAAAAAGTGAGGATGCAGGCTATCAGGACCTGGAGCCTTAAACGGTTTAAAGTAAAAGATTTCAAAATCTTGAAGCAGACTATCTAAATTAGATAGATCTAATTTATGAAAGCTAGGAGGAGAGTTCTTAATGTGGGACAAGTTAGTGGATGTATGGCTAATAGTAAAACTAGTAGAGAAAAAATGGAAAGCATGAACTTTAATTTCTGCAAAGTCAGTAatccaattatcattattatccttaaaatacatataacaaAGAGGTGGAAAAACTTAGCATTCGCATCCCCTTTATTAAACAAATTTATATGGGAGCGGATTTTCCAACAATCTTCCTCAGACTTAAGAATAGCGTTAAAATCAGCCTTAAGGTCATGTTCCAGAGTGTGAAGGAAATAACTAGTAGAATAAGAGGAAGATTTTTGAATTCCAGCTAGgcaagcaagaatacgttttttcTGACGAAAAAAATTATCGGAAGTTTGTTTACTCCAATCAGTAATAGAAATCTGGAAGTTGGAAGCAGCTTTGAGAAAATTAGAACTAGTCCAACTAATCCCAACAATATTACTAAAATCAGGGATCCATTCAGTATTTTTTAGATCTAAAAAGTTTAGTATCTTCCCGGACAAATTTATTTGCAAGGGAGATAAGAAGAGGATTATGATCCGAGTGGTTTTGAGAAGATGAGTAACACTAGCATTCGGCCAATTTACAAGCCATTCATTATTAACAAAAACTCTATCAAGTCTTTCTAGGATAAGATTACTATGAGTAGCACTTCTTCGACGATGATTAAACGAAGTATATTTACAACCCTTATAACCTAAGTCCAAAATATTACAAGAGTTTATACAGTGCCAAAAATCCGAGGAACAATTATTATTTATCGATCTACCCCCTTCCCCTCTCCCATTTATCATGTTGAGTGAGGATTTTATTAAAATCCCCCGCAAGTAACCAAGAGCCAGTAATAGAGTGAGCAAAATTAATAAGATTTTCCCATAATATTTTACGATTATTATAATTTGT
The Capsicum annuum cultivar UCD-10X-F1 chromosome 6, UCD10Xv1.1, whole genome shotgun sequence DNA segment above includes these coding regions:
- the LOC107874813 gene encoding probable 2-oxoglutarate-dependent dioxygenase AOP1, producing the protein MGSENMKLPNIDFSHEDLKPGTLVWNQVKGQVHKALVEFGCFEASFDKISIHLRNSIFESLQELFDLPLQTKLRNISKKPFHGYVGQYPAAPLYESMGIDDVEKFTQIIWPQGNPSFCKTIQSYSEQLSELDQTIRKMILESLGIEKYMDEHMNSTNYLLRVMKYKGPQTSEIKIGLKTHTDINTVTILYQNQVTGLEVLTRDGQWINVEPTPNTFIVMIGDSLYAWVNGRLHSPYHRVMMKGNEARYSVGLFSIPKAGYTIKAPEELVDDEHPLLFKPFDHVEFLAFYYTEEGQRCASALKTYCGA